In one Methylobacterium sp. SyP6R genomic region, the following are encoded:
- a CDS encoding AbrB family transcriptional regulator, producing the protein MPPAPPDSRSSLPRAVALWAGLVAVSGALSGLFHLAGFPAALLLGPMLAGIAFGVRGASIRVPKPGFQAAQALIGCLVAHAVNASIAATLLEDGFLILAVVGVTVVAASMTGWLLTRIRLLPGTTAAWGSSPGGASAMVAMAEEFGADPRLVAFMQYVRVACVALTASLVARFLAGGSAGPPGSGMDPAPLSVLATLAVAGIGAWVGLRLRIPAGAMIGPLVLGATLHSTGLAELALPSWLLALAYAGIGWTVGLRFTPATVRATLFALPGVLVATFGLIGLCGLWAFGLTFLLPIDLLTAYLATSPGGLDSVAIIAIGTHSDVSFVLAVQTLRLLVVIVTGPMVAKWISRSAGEAH; encoded by the coding sequence ATGCCACCCGCCCCGCCGGATTCGCGCAGCTCGCTGCCCCGCGCCGTGGCCCTGTGGGCCGGCCTTGTCGCGGTCTCCGGGGCGCTGTCGGGGCTGTTCCATCTCGCCGGTTTCCCGGCCGCCCTGCTGCTCGGGCCGATGCTCGCCGGCATCGCGTTCGGGGTGCGCGGCGCGTCGATCCGGGTGCCGAAGCCCGGCTTCCAGGCCGCGCAGGCGCTGATCGGCTGCCTCGTCGCGCATGCGGTCAATGCCTCGATCGCCGCGACGCTGCTCGAGGACGGGTTCCTGATCCTGGCGGTGGTCGGCGTCACCGTCGTGGCGGCGTCGATGACCGGCTGGCTGCTGACCCGCATCCGCCTCCTGCCGGGCACTACCGCGGCCTGGGGCTCCTCCCCCGGCGGCGCCTCCGCCATGGTGGCAATGGCGGAGGAATTCGGCGCCGATCCGCGCCTCGTCGCCTTCATGCAATATGTCCGCGTCGCCTGCGTGGCGCTCACCGCCTCGCTGGTCGCCCGCTTCCTCGCCGGGGGCAGCGCCGGGCCGCCCGGCTCCGGCATGGATCCGGCGCCGCTCTCGGTCCTCGCCACCCTCGCGGTCGCGGGCATCGGCGCCTGGGTGGGTTTGCGCCTGCGCATCCCGGCCGGCGCGATGATCGGCCCGCTGGTCCTGGGCGCCACGCTCCACTCGACCGGCCTCGCCGAGCTGGCCCTGCCGTCCTGGCTGCTCGCGCTCGCCTATGCGGGGATCGGCTGGACGGTGGGCCTGCGCTTCACCCCCGCCACCGTGCGGGCGACTTTGTTCGCCCTGCCGGGGGTGCTGGTGGCGACCTTCGGGCTGATCGGGCTCTGCGGGCTCTGGGCCTTCGGGCTCACCTTCCTGCTGCCGATCGATCTCCTCACTGCCTATCTGGCGACGAGCCCGGGCGGGCTCGATTCGGTGGCGATCATCGCGATCGGCACCCATTCGGACGTGTCCTTCGTCCTGGCGGTGCAGACCCTGCGTCTCCTCGTGGTCATCGTCACCGGCCCGATGGTGGCGAAATGGATTTCTCGCAGTGCCGGAGAGGCCCACTGA
- a CDS encoding 3-hydroxyacyl-CoA dehydrogenase NAD-binding domain-containing protein has translation MNLTNFRFETDADGVALATWDMPGRSMNVVTREVMDELNRIVDAVVKDAAIKGCVITSGKDTFSGGADLTMLQGIGAEYARLARERGEEEAMTFFFEESRRLTLLYRKLETCGKPFAAAVHGTCLGGAFELALACHHRVLSDDDKTRVGLPEIKVGLFPGAGGTQRVARLMQTGDALQMLFKGEQIRPLMARNMGLVHAVAPRAEIVEKAREWIKAGGSAVAPWDQPKFKAPSGKVYSPAGMMTWPPANAIYRRETHDNYPAAKAILHAVYEGLQLPMDLALKVESRYFAKILRSPEAAAMIRTLFLSMGELNKGARRPKGVGPVQLKKVGVVGAGFMGAGIAYVSANAGLEVVLVDQSAEAAEKGKSYAHKLVSDQIMKGRAKTADRDALLSRITATGDYSALAGCDLVVEAVFEDPKVKAEVIAKVEAVIGPDAIFASNTSTLPISGLAKASSRPGQFIGIHFFSPVEKMMLVEIIMGQATGERALAVALDYVRAIKKTPIVVNDARGFFANRCVGAYILEGHLMLAEGVPAAMIENAGRQAGMPVGPLSLNDEVGVDLALKIVKATKAQVGEAAINPHQERLLTALVEGEGRLGRKNRKGFYDYPEQGPKKLWPGLAGLQETRLDPEAVDFSELKQRLLVTQALEAARTFGEGVVTDPREADVGSILGFGFAPFTGGALSYIDFMGAARFVELCRTLEAKHGARFAPPATLVAMAEKGGTFYGEAVKKAA, from the coding sequence ATGAACCTCACGAACTTCCGTTTCGAGACCGATGCCGACGGCGTGGCGCTCGCCACCTGGGACATGCCGGGCCGCTCGATGAACGTCGTCACCCGGGAGGTGATGGACGAGTTGAACCGGATCGTCGACGCCGTGGTGAAGGACGCCGCCATCAAGGGCTGCGTGATCACGTCGGGCAAGGACACCTTCTCGGGCGGCGCCGACCTCACCATGCTCCAGGGGATCGGCGCCGAATATGCGCGGCTGGCCCGCGAGCGCGGCGAGGAGGAGGCGATGACCTTCTTCTTCGAGGAATCGCGCCGGCTCACCCTGCTCTACCGCAAGCTCGAGACCTGCGGGAAGCCGTTCGCGGCCGCCGTCCATGGCACCTGCCTCGGCGGCGCCTTCGAGCTGGCGCTGGCCTGCCATCACCGGGTGCTGTCGGACGACGACAAGACCCGGGTCGGCCTGCCGGAGATCAAGGTCGGGCTGTTCCCGGGCGCCGGCGGCACCCAGCGCGTCGCCCGCCTGATGCAGACCGGCGACGCTCTGCAGATGCTGTTCAAGGGCGAGCAGATCCGCCCGCTGATGGCCCGCAACATGGGCCTCGTCCACGCGGTCGCGCCCCGCGCCGAGATCGTCGAGAAGGCGCGTGAGTGGATCAAGGCCGGCGGCTCGGCCGTCGCGCCCTGGGACCAGCCGAAGTTCAAGGCGCCGTCGGGCAAGGTCTATTCGCCCGCCGGCATGATGACCTGGCCGCCGGCCAACGCGATCTATCGCCGCGAGACCCACGACAACTACCCCGCCGCCAAGGCGATCCTGCACGCCGTCTACGAGGGCCTGCAACTGCCGATGGACCTGGCGCTCAAGGTGGAGAGCCGGTACTTCGCCAAGATCCTGCGCTCGCCGGAAGCGGCGGCGATGATCCGCACCCTGTTCCTGTCGATGGGCGAGCTCAACAAGGGCGCCCGCCGGCCGAAGGGCGTCGGCCCGGTGCAGCTGAAGAAGGTCGGCGTCGTCGGCGCCGGCTTCATGGGGGCGGGCATCGCCTACGTCTCGGCCAATGCCGGGCTCGAGGTCGTGCTGGTCGACCAGTCGGCGGAAGCGGCCGAGAAGGGCAAATCTTACGCCCACAAGCTGGTCTCCGACCAGATCATGAAGGGCCGCGCCAAGACCGCCGACCGCGACGCGCTGCTGTCCCGCATCACCGCGACCGGCGACTATTCGGCGCTCGCCGGCTGCGATCTCGTGGTCGAGGCGGTGTTCGAGGACCCGAAGGTCAAGGCCGAGGTGATCGCCAAGGTCGAGGCGGTGATCGGGCCGGACGCGATCTTCGCCTCCAACACCTCGACCCTGCCGATCAGCGGCCTCGCCAAGGCCTCGTCGCGGCCCGGGCAGTTCATCGGCATCCACTTCTTCTCGCCAGTCGAGAAGATGATGTTGGTCGAGATCATCATGGGCCAAGCGACGGGTGAGCGGGCGCTGGCGGTGGCCCTCGACTACGTCCGGGCGATCAAGAAGACCCCGATCGTCGTCAACGACGCCCGCGGCTTCTTCGCCAACCGCTGCGTCGGCGCCTACATCCTCGAAGGCCACCTGATGCTGGCCGAGGGCGTGCCGGCGGCGATGATCGAGAATGCCGGGCGCCAGGCCGGCATGCCGGTCGGCCCGCTGTCGCTCAACGACGAGGTCGGCGTCGACCTCGCCCTCAAGATCGTCAAGGCGACGAAGGCGCAGGTCGGCGAGGCTGCCATCAATCCGCACCAGGAGCGCCTGCTCACGGCGCTGGTCGAGGGCGAAGGCCGGCTCGGGCGCAAGAACCGCAAGGGCTTCTACGACTACCCGGAGCAGGGTCCGAAGAAGCTCTGGCCGGGCTTAGCGGGCCTCCAGGAGACCCGCCTCGACCCGGAGGCGGTGGATTTTTCGGAGCTGAAGCAGCGCCTTCTCGTCACCCAGGCGCTGGAAGCGGCCCGCACATTCGGCGAGGGAGTCGTCACCGATCCGCGCGAGGCCGATGTCGGCTCGATCCTCGGCTTCGGCTTCGCGCCGTTCACCGGGGGCGCCCTGTCCTACATCGACTTCATGGGGGCGGCCCGGTTCGTCGAGCTGTGCCGCACGCTGGAGGCCAAGCACGGCGCCCGCTTCGCCCCGCCGGCGACGCTGGTGGCGATGGCGGAGAAGGGTGGGACGTTCTACGGCGAGGCGGTCAAGAAGGCGGCGTGA
- a CDS encoding metallophosphoesterase family protein → MRRIAHISDLHFGRTDPAVVEGLVAELTRDRPDLIIISGDFTMRARTREYLEAKAFLDRLPHPWIAVPGNHDISPFRLWQRFFHPFRRYKRYVAPETEPVFQDDEIAVVCLNTVRTWAPETDWSQGKITHAQIRRTEAKLDALPPGLFRIVVGHHPFMPPPWDEEARLVGHADDALDAFQRRGVGLTLAGHLHRGYARFAEPTPDGPKAEIDRPEAKATGRRLLAVQAGSATSTRLRGNEPNAYNRITVENGVATVQVRLWTGKDWCDAAESGAARCAAKE, encoded by the coding sequence GTGAGGCGGATCGCCCATATCTCGGACCTGCATTTCGGCCGCACCGACCCGGCGGTGGTGGAAGGCCTGGTGGCGGAGCTGACCCGCGACCGCCCGGACCTCATCATCATCTCGGGCGACTTCACCATGCGCGCCCGTACCCGGGAATACCTGGAGGCCAAGGCCTTCCTCGACCGGCTGCCGCATCCCTGGATCGCCGTGCCGGGCAACCACGACATCTCGCCGTTCCGGCTCTGGCAACGCTTCTTCCATCCGTTCCGGCGCTACAAGCGCTACGTCGCGCCCGAGACCGAGCCGGTCTTCCAGGACGACGAGATCGCGGTGGTCTGCCTCAACACGGTGAGGACCTGGGCGCCGGAGACCGACTGGTCGCAGGGCAAGATCACCCACGCGCAGATCCGGCGCACGGAAGCGAAGCTCGACGCCCTCCCCCCGGGGCTGTTCCGCATCGTCGTCGGCCACCACCCGTTCATGCCGCCGCCCTGGGACGAGGAGGCGCGCCTGGTCGGACACGCCGACGACGCGCTCGACGCCTTCCAGCGCCGCGGCGTCGGCCTGACGCTCGCCGGCCATCTTCACCGCGGCTATGCCCGCTTCGCCGAGCCGACGCCGGACGGCCCCAAGGCCGAGATCGACCGGCCGGAGGCCAAGGCGACCGGCCGGCGGCTGCTGGCGGTCCAGGCCGGCTCCGCCACCTCGACCCGGCTGCGCGGCAACGAGCCCAACGCTTATAACCGCATCACCGTGGAGAACGGCGTCGCCACCGTGCAGGTGCGGCTGTGGACCGGCAAGGACTGGTGCGACGCGGCAGAATCCGGCGCGGCGCGGTGCGCAGCGAAGGAGTGA
- a CDS encoding diacylglycerol/lipid kinase family protein: MTNQNDEPTRRIVLVANVAAGSLVDGGLTPEVLHERLAAAGLEVVAEPRPDASLPERLDAAAGLPGIDAVAVAGGDGTLACAAQVLTGRDVPLGILPLGTMNLLAKDLRLPLDLDAAIAVLANGVVRAIDAGEVNGHVFLINSVIGMPARLARHREAKRGRMGLLDVARIAAGLLRHLGRYPRERAVLTLDAGVRPIRFRTLAVVCGDYREGLGEVLSRAGVDGGHLTLYLVETLSAARLVRLGLGFAIGEWRRLPELERHETDALTLDARGRAVRVMNDGEVVLIAPPLRYRLRASALRVLVPAEDPR, encoded by the coding sequence GTGACGAATCAGAACGATGAACCCACCCGCCGGATCGTACTGGTGGCGAATGTCGCGGCGGGCTCCCTGGTCGATGGCGGGTTGACGCCGGAGGTCCTGCACGAGCGCCTGGCGGCGGCCGGCCTGGAAGTGGTGGCCGAGCCGCGCCCGGACGCTTCCCTGCCCGAGCGCCTGGACGCTGCGGCGGGGTTGCCCGGCATCGACGCCGTGGCGGTGGCCGGCGGCGACGGGACCCTGGCCTGCGCCGCGCAGGTCCTGACCGGCCGGGACGTGCCCCTCGGCATCCTGCCGCTCGGCACCATGAACCTGCTCGCCAAGGATCTGAGGCTTCCCCTCGACCTCGACGCGGCCATCGCCGTGCTGGCGAACGGTGTCGTCCGGGCGATCGATGCCGGCGAGGTCAACGGCCACGTCTTCCTGATCAATTCGGTGATCGGAATGCCGGCCCGGCTGGCGCGCCACCGCGAGGCGAAGCGCGGCCGGATGGGCCTTCTCGACGTGGCTCGCATTGCGGCCGGCCTGCTGCGCCATCTCGGCCGCTATCCGCGCGAGCGCGCCGTGCTCACCCTCGACGCCGGGGTCCGGCCGATCCGCTTCCGGACGCTGGCTGTCGTCTGCGGCGACTATCGGGAAGGCCTCGGCGAGGTTCTGTCGCGGGCGGGCGTCGACGGCGGGCACCTCACGCTCTACCTCGTCGAGACCCTGTCGGCGGCGCGGCTCGTGCGCCTCGGTCTCGGCTTCGCGATCGGCGAGTGGCGCCGCCTGCCGGAGCTGGAGCGGCACGAGACCGACGCCCTGACCCTCGATGCCCGCGGCCGCGCCGTCCGGGTGATGAATGACGGAGAGGTCGTGCTGATCGCCCCACCCCTGCGCTACCGCCTTCGCGCCTCCGCCCTCCGGGTCCTCGTGCCGGCGGAGGATCCCCGGTGA
- a CDS encoding RidA family protein, which translates to MRRRIDGGSSFERDYGYSRAVVQNGFVFVAGTTGYDYATMTMPEEAAAQTDACWRTIAGVLDEAGSSLEHVVRATYYVTDRNDAEAVLTVCGRVLREIRPAATLVVVAGLLRPEMKVEIEVTAVMAGRISTI; encoded by the coding sequence ATGCGGCGGCGGATCGACGGCGGGTCGAGCTTCGAGCGGGATTACGGCTATTCCCGCGCGGTGGTGCAGAACGGCTTCGTGTTCGTCGCCGGCACCACCGGCTACGATTACGCCACGATGACGATGCCCGAGGAGGCCGCCGCCCAAACCGATGCATGCTGGCGCACCATCGCGGGCGTGCTCGACGAGGCGGGCTCGTCGCTGGAGCACGTCGTGCGCGCCACCTACTATGTCACGGACCGCAATGACGCCGAGGCGGTGCTGACGGTCTGCGGCCGGGTCCTGCGCGAGATCCGCCCGGCCGCGACCCTGGTGGTGGTGGCGGGATTGCTGCGACCGGAGATGAAGGTCGAGATCGAGGTGACGGCGGTGATGGCCGGCCGGATCTCGACGATCTAG
- the ilvA gene encoding threonine ammonia-lyase, biosynthetic codes for MHDYIKKILGARVYDVAIESPLDPMPRLSQRLGAKVLLKREDLQPVFSFKIRGAYNKMASLAPEALARGVICASAGNHAQGVALAAKKLGVTAVIVMPRTTPAIKVEGVKSRGGQVVLHGDAFDEAYAHAKGLEAEQGLTFIHPYDDPDVIAGQGTIGLEILRQHGDPIEAVFVPIGGGGLAAGVATFIKFMRPETKVIGVEPADAASMAAAIAADDRVVLDTVGLFADGVAVRQAGAETFRLCRQYIDEVITVDTDAICAAVKDVFDDTRAMSEPSGALAVAGLKEYAARGGMGSGALVAINSGANLNFDRLRHIAERAEIGERREALLAVTIPERAGSYRAFIRAIGRRAITEFNYRYAPGAEAQIFVGVQLAGGRPEKEALIAELRGLGYPLVDLTDNEVAKLHVRYMVGGRVPGLADERLLRFEFPERPGALLKFLDSLGVAWNISLFHYRNHGADYGRVLAGIQVPEAERGQFAAALAELGYEHVDETDNAAYRLFLDGQPREVKAREAIAAPAA; via the coding sequence GTGCACGACTACATCAAGAAGATCCTCGGGGCCCGCGTCTACGACGTCGCCATCGAGAGCCCGCTCGATCCGATGCCGCGCCTGTCGCAGCGCCTCGGCGCCAAGGTGCTGCTCAAGCGCGAGGATCTGCAGCCGGTCTTCTCGTTCAAGATTCGCGGCGCCTACAACAAGATGGCGAGCCTGGCGCCGGAGGCCCTGGCCCGCGGGGTGATCTGCGCCTCGGCCGGCAACCACGCGCAGGGCGTGGCCCTCGCCGCCAAAAAACTCGGCGTCACCGCCGTCATCGTGATGCCGCGCACCACCCCGGCGATCAAGGTCGAGGGCGTGAAGTCCCGCGGCGGCCAGGTGGTCCTGCATGGCGACGCCTTCGACGAGGCCTATGCCCATGCCAAGGGGCTCGAGGCCGAGCAGGGGCTGACCTTCATCCATCCCTACGACGATCCGGACGTGATCGCCGGCCAGGGCACGATCGGGCTCGAGATCCTGCGCCAGCACGGCGACCCGATCGAGGCGGTGTTCGTGCCGATCGGCGGCGGCGGCCTGGCGGCAGGCGTCGCCACCTTCATCAAGTTCATGCGGCCCGAGACCAAGGTGATCGGCGTCGAGCCGGCGGATGCCGCCAGCATGGCGGCGGCGATCGCCGCGGACGACCGCGTGGTGCTCGACACGGTCGGCCTCTTCGCCGACGGCGTCGCGGTGCGCCAGGCCGGGGCCGAGACCTTCCGGCTCTGCCGCCAGTACATCGACGAGGTGATCACGGTCGATACCGACGCGATCTGCGCCGCGGTCAAGGACGTGTTCGACGACACCCGCGCCATGTCCGAACCCTCCGGCGCGCTGGCGGTGGCGGGCCTGAAGGAATACGCCGCCCGCGGCGGCATGGGCTCGGGCGCCCTGGTGGCGATCAACAGCGGCGCCAACCTCAACTTCGACCGCCTGCGCCACATCGCCGAGCGGGCCGAGATCGGCGAGCGCCGCGAGGCCCTGCTCGCCGTCACGATCCCCGAGCGGGCGGGCAGCTACCGCGCCTTCATCCGGGCCATCGGCCGGCGCGCCATCACCGAGTTCAACTACCGCTACGCGCCGGGTGCCGAGGCGCAGATCTTCGTCGGCGTGCAGCTCGCCGGCGGGCGGCCCGAGAAGGAGGCCCTGATCGCGGAGCTGCGCGGCCTCGGCTACCCCCTCGTCGACCTCACCGACAACGAGGTGGCGAAGCTCCACGTCCGCTACATGGTCGGCGGCCGTGTGCCGGGCCTCGCCGACGAGCGGCTGTTGCGCTTCGAGTTCCCGGAGCGCCCGGGTGCGCTGCTGAAGTTCCTCGACAGCCTCGGCGTCGCCTGGAACATCTCGTTGTTCCACTACCGCAACCACGGTGCCGATTACGGCCGGGTTCTCGCCGGCATCCAGGTGCCGGAAGCCGAGCGCGGGCAGTTCGCCGCGGCTTTGGCGGAACTCGGCTACGAGCATGTCGACGAGACCGACAATGCGGCCTACCGGCTGTTCCTCGATGGACAGCCGCGGGAGGTGAAGGCGCGAGAGGCGATTGCGGCGCCGGCGGCGTAA
- a CDS encoding cupin domain-containing protein, protein MDTPEPGTGATIGGMQVRYLARSDATHDALGIYAVTLAARSPGAGLHRHARLTEAFEVHEGALTLRLNDRDVTVGPGEFVLVRPGEPHAFANRGDKPVRFTLTFTPALHREGFFEGLAALAAEDRLRDEDAMRALMAAYDQEPLAGFEGWSEVG, encoded by the coding sequence ATGGACACACCCGAACCCGGCACCGGCGCCACGATCGGCGGGATGCAGGTGCGCTATCTCGCCCGCAGCGACGCCACCCATGACGCGCTCGGCATCTACGCCGTCACTCTGGCGGCTCGCTCGCCCGGGGCGGGTTTGCACCGCCATGCCCGGCTCACCGAGGCGTTCGAGGTGCATGAGGGCGCGCTCACCCTGCGGCTGAACGACCGCGACGTGACGGTGGGCCCGGGCGAGTTCGTGCTGGTGCGCCCCGGCGAGCCGCATGCCTTCGCCAATCGCGGCGACAAGCCGGTGCGCTTCACCCTGACCTTCACCCCGGCGCTCCACCGCGAGGGGTTCTTCGAGGGGCTGGCGGCTCTGGCGGCCGAGGATCGGCTGCGCGACGAGGATGCGATGCGGGCCCTGATGGCGGCCTACGACCAGGAACCGCTCGCCGGATTCGAGGGCTGGAGCGAGGTGGGCTGA
- a CDS encoding catalase yields the protein MSDQRPILTTRQGHPVRDNQSMRTVGERGPATLENYQFIEKITHFDRERIPERVVHARGAGAHGYFEAYGTIGGEPASKYTRARVLNETGVKTPMFVRFSTVAGAKESPETARDPRGFAVKFKTVDGNWDLVGNNLKVFFIRDAIKFPDMIHAFKPDPVTNRQEAWRFFDFVAAHPESIHMVTHLKSPWGIPANYREMEGSGVNTYKLVNDQGVAHLCKFHWIPKQGVRNLTSAQAAEIQGRDVGHATKDLYDNIAAGNFPEWEFAVQIMPDGPNDHLSFDPLDDTKLWPVDQFPLLPCGRMVLDRVPDNFFADVEQSAFGTGVLVDGIDFSDDKMLQGRTLSYSDTQRYRVGPNYLQLPINAPAPGVKTATNQRDGQMTFYVDGVGENKHINYEPSTLAQGLREAPKPAKEYHQPVEGKLGRYQASRTEDDYTQAGVRYRSFEAWEREDLIANLVADMKECPEAIQLRMVWHFWHADEDYGRRVAEGAGIDLEKAKALPPLPGRAAPGQRLKAETYTDGSQAHKVAAE from the coding sequence ATGAGCGACCAACGCCCGATCCTGACGACCCGCCAGGGCCACCCGGTCCGCGACAATCAGAGCATGCGCACGGTCGGCGAGCGTGGCCCGGCGACCCTCGAGAACTACCAGTTCATCGAGAAGATCACCCATTTCGACCGTGAGCGGATCCCCGAGCGCGTGGTTCATGCCCGCGGCGCCGGCGCCCACGGCTATTTCGAGGCCTACGGCACGATCGGCGGCGAGCCGGCTTCGAAGTACACCCGCGCCCGCGTCCTCAACGAGACCGGCGTGAAGACGCCGATGTTCGTGCGCTTCTCGACCGTGGCCGGCGCCAAGGAGAGCCCCGAGACCGCCCGCGACCCGCGCGGCTTCGCGGTGAAGTTCAAGACCGTCGACGGCAACTGGGACCTCGTCGGCAACAACCTGAAGGTCTTCTTCATCCGGGATGCGATCAAGTTCCCGGATATGATCCACGCCTTCAAGCCGGATCCGGTGACCAACCGCCAGGAGGCCTGGCGCTTCTTCGACTTCGTGGCGGCGCATCCCGAGTCGATCCACATGGTGACGCACCTGAAGTCGCCCTGGGGCATCCCGGCCAATTATCGTGAGATGGAAGGCTCGGGCGTCAACACCTACAAGCTGGTCAACGACCAGGGCGTGGCGCATCTCTGCAAGTTCCACTGGATCCCGAAGCAGGGCGTGCGCAACCTGACCTCGGCCCAGGCCGCCGAGATCCAGGGCCGCGACGTCGGCCACGCGACCAAGGACCTGTACGACAACATCGCCGCCGGCAACTTCCCCGAATGGGAATTCGCCGTCCAGATCATGCCGGACGGCCCGAACGACCACCTGTCGTTCGATCCGCTCGACGACACCAAGCTGTGGCCGGTGGACCAGTTCCCGCTGCTGCCCTGCGGCCGCATGGTCCTCGACCGGGTGCCGGACAACTTCTTCGCCGATGTCGAGCAATCGGCCTTCGGCACCGGCGTGCTGGTCGACGGGATCGACTTCTCGGACGACAAGATGCTCCAGGGGCGCACCCTGTCCTACTCGGACACCCAGCGCTATCGCGTCGGCCCGAACTACCTGCAGCTGCCGATCAACGCGCCGGCGCCGGGCGTGAAGACCGCCACCAACCAGCGCGACGGCCAGATGACGTTCTACGTCGACGGCGTCGGCGAGAACAAGCACATCAACTACGAGCCGAGCACCCTGGCCCAAGGCCTGCGCGAGGCCCCGAAGCCCGCAAAGGAGTACCACCAGCCGGTCGAGGGCAAGCTCGGCCGCTACCAGGCCAGCCGCACCGAGGACGACTACACCCAGGCCGGCGTGCGCTACCGCTCCTTCGAGGCGTGGGAGCGTGAGGACCTGATCGCCAACCTGGTCGCCGACATGAAGGAATGCCCCGAGGCGATCCAGCTCCGGATGGTCTGGCATTTCTGGCATGCCGACGAGGATTACGGCCGCCGCGTCGCCGAAGGCGCCGGCATCGACCTCGAGAAGGCCAAGGCCCTTCCGCCGCTGCCGGGCCGCGCCGCCCCGGGCCAGCGCCTGAAGGCCGAGACCTACACTGACGGCTCGCAGGCCCATAAGGTCGCGGCCGAGTAA
- a CDS encoding CCDC90 family protein, translating to MTAVAFDTLKLARTLRDKAKLSPDQAEGFAEAISDAVQGDLATNSDLKASEAVLRADIKAVETGLRAEIKEVETSLRTAIKEVETSLRAEIKGVETSLRTEFAALRADHKAFASDLQGMEKNLRSEFKAHLSETRAELAKWMIGAVGLQTVAIIGAMVTLVRILKP from the coding sequence ATGACTGCCGTCGCCTTCGATACGCTGAAGCTCGCCCGCACCCTGCGGGACAAGGCGAAGCTGTCGCCGGATCAGGCGGAAGGTTTCGCCGAGGCGATTTCCGATGCGGTACAGGGCGATCTCGCGACGAATTCGGACCTCAAAGCGTCGGAGGCAGTTCTTCGCGCTGACATCAAGGCCGTTGAGACGGGTCTGCGCGCCGAGATCAAAGAAGTCGAAACGAGCCTGCGCACCGCGATCAAAGAGGTCGAGACGAGCCTGCGCGCCGAGATCAAAGGGGTCGAGACGAGCCTGCGTACCGAATTCGCTGCTCTCCGTGCCGACCACAAGGCGTTCGCCAGCGATCTGCAGGGAATGGAGAAAAATCTGCGCTCTGAGTTCAAGGCGCACCTCTCGGAGACTCGGGCCGAGCTTGCCAAGTGGATGATCGGTGCGGTCGGCTTGCAGACCGTCGCCATCATCGGAGCGATGGTCACCCTGGTCCGCATCCTCAAGCCCTGA
- a CDS encoding LysR substrate-binding domain-containing protein, with translation MNVAGLSLRDLEYVVAVADEGHFGRAAERCAVSQPTLSVQVRKLEEALGLVLFERSNRRVLLTPNGQAVVRQARAVLAEARALLLLAREGCGHGLRGRLVLAAIQTLGPYLFPRVLRGLRQAFPHLAFGLSEGRTAEILDALREGRTDAALISLPIPEAGLTVVPLFDEPFLLACPAEHAFAGEPAPLPGDLAGPDLLLLDEGNCLRDQALAACGAGPASGRHATSLETLRSMVAAGAGYTLLPALAAPPGPDPTGLTICRPFGPEGPRRTIALAWRASDPRTGGLRELAAFFRQHAPDATLPLGQPEAKGIDRDSLAISV, from the coding sequence ATGAACGTCGCCGGCCTGTCCCTCCGGGATCTCGAATATGTCGTGGCGGTCGCCGATGAGGGCCATTTCGGCCGGGCCGCCGAGCGCTGCGCCGTGAGCCAGCCCACCTTGAGCGTGCAGGTGCGCAAGCTGGAGGAGGCCCTGGGCCTCGTCCTGTTCGAGCGCTCGAACCGCCGGGTGCTTCTCACCCCGAACGGCCAGGCGGTGGTGCGCCAGGCCCGCGCGGTGCTGGCGGAGGCGAGAGCGCTGCTCCTCCTCGCGCGCGAAGGGTGCGGGCACGGCTTGCGCGGCCGCCTCGTCCTGGCGGCGATCCAGACGCTCGGCCCCTACCTGTTCCCCCGGGTGCTGCGCGGCCTGCGCCAGGCCTTCCCCCACCTCGCCTTCGGCTTGAGCGAGGGGCGCACGGCGGAAATCCTCGATGCCTTGCGCGAGGGCCGGACCGACGCGGCGCTGATCTCCCTGCCGATCCCCGAGGCCGGGCTGACGGTGGTGCCGCTGTTCGACGAGCCGTTCCTGCTCGCGTGTCCGGCCGAGCACGCCTTTGCAGGCGAACCGGCGCCGCTCCCGGGCGATCTCGCCGGGCCCGACCTCCTGCTCCTCGACGAGGGCAACTGCCTGCGCGATCAGGCGCTGGCGGCCTGCGGCGCCGGGCCGGCGAGCGGGCGTCACGCAACCAGCCTCGAGACCCTGCGCTCGATGGTGGCGGCGGGCGCCGGCTACACCCTGCTGCCGGCGCTCGCCGCCCCGCCCGGGCCGGATCCGACCGGGCTCACGATCTGCCGCCCCTTCGGGCCAGAGGGCCCGCGGCGCACCATCGCGCTCGCCTGGCGCGCCAGCGATCCGCGCACCGGGGGCTTGCGCGAACTCGCCGCGTTCTTCCGCCAGCATGCGCCGGATGCAACGCTGCCCCTCGGGCAGCCGGAGGCAAAGGGCATCGACCGCGACAGTCTTGCGATTTCCGTATAG